TTTTTGCTGTTTTTCAATAATTCATCGTAAATCAGTACATAAAAACGATCAGGATACAGATGGGAAAATTTCTCCATAAAATAATAAGAATGCTTCATCCGATAGATCTCATGGCCGATGTACGGATAAGGGTTCCCAATAGCGGATAGCTTCATGCCCTCATATTTTTGCCCTTTCTGCCGGCTGGTATGCGTCCGTAGCGATTTCACAGCAGAAACATAATGGGCATAAGGATTGCGAAGCACATAGATAAATTTTAAATCAGGAAACCAATTCAACAGCTCAGGAAAAAATTCTGTTTCCAACACAGTTTTAGAGACAAAACGCAGATGCTCTAACGAAGAAGTATTGCCTAATGCATGATAAAAGGCCCTGAATAAATTTTCATACACCTGTTCATAGCTGTCTGGTGGATGTTGTTCTATGCAATCAATAAATTTTTCGTAATCGAACTGCGGGAGATAATAATCTGTTTCCCGGATTAATCGTTTAATAAAATAATTATCTGCAATCCGTCTTATTAATTCCCGGGGACTGCTTATACTGGCCTGCTTGTCTTTTACAAGAGAAGGATGATATGAATATCCAAAAAAATGAAGTTCATTCGGGGGAAACACAAAAAGTTCCGAATGACTGTCAAGCAGATGCTTAACCAGGGAAGTTCCTGACTTCCGCAAACCAGATATGAATATCGGAGCTTTCATATCTATCGGATATAATTTAGTACCTGCCTGTTAATCTGGCTTAATTGCTGATATAAATAAACCTTTTCCTCTTTCTTAAGAAAATAAATCACGCAATAAAGCGAATACAGTATAATCAGGAATTCCTTTATATACAAATGTGTCAGAGCTTCACCCAACAACAGAAATGCCACAAAAACAAAAAAACCGAAAATCAGTTTTGGATAGCCATACCTTATCTCAGTTTTTACAGATAGCAAATAAAAAACCAAAGCGGGTTTCAATATAAAAGTCGTGCTGGTCGCTATTGCAGCCCCATAAAGCCCATATCTGGGAATCAGCAACATATTCAAAATCACATTCAATGCAAGAAGCCCCCAGTTAATCTTTGCACTTACTGATGGAATTCCTTTTGCCGTAAAGACTGTACCCGTGGAAGAAACAATGGCTTTTGGAACAATGCCAATAAACAATATCATCAGGAATGGCAGAACTTCAAGATAATCGGAAGGCAGAAGCCAATCAATGATATATTCAGCGTTGAAAAGAAATATCATGGAAGCTATGGTTATGAAAAGAAAGGAAAAATCGATGGAAAAACGAAAAAGCCGGCTCAGGGTAAATGTGGAATGATTTGTAAAAGCTTTTGTAAATCTGGGATAGGTAACTTTGGAAAAGCTGTTCCCTAAGAGGAGAAAGAAAAGTGAAAATTTTAGGGCATAATTGTATACAGCTACTGTCGATTTATCCATATAATGAGCCACAAAGAGCATATCCACTCGTTTATCAAGCAACACAGCAAGCGAGCCGATAAAAATAATCCCACTAAACTTGAGCAGACCAGATGCCTTCTGATAGGTTTCTTTACTGACCAAAAGGCTGAAGCGTCTGAAAACAATGGTAGCTGCAAGTGTCAACCCCAGCATTTCTGCTGCGTATAAACCATAAAACACGCCTTTAAGGCTGTAACCCAAATATACAAGTATGACGACAACAACTATCTGAATTGTAACGGCAATTAAATTGATGTAAGTCAATTTTCTAAACTCCATCTCACTCTGCAGGATATGCTGAAAAAACATCCGCAGCATGGTTAAGGGAATAAGCAATAATGCCAGGTTTAAAATATACCCGGCATCTGATATATCGAATATTTGTGCTATAAAGTCTTTTAAGAGCAGAAAGATCAAAGCCCCAACCAAAGAGAACATCAGAATGTATAACAGACCTGCAGTAAAATAATGGTTTCGAAATTCCTGTTCCTTTTTATCGTTGAGTTTTTGTATGATACCACTACCCAAATTGAAAGATAAAATATTGGCAAAGTAAGTGATGACCAGAATGACGGTAACATACAATCCCAGATCATCAGGTAACAATAGATTCCCCAGGATGATAGAAAAGATAAAGGCAAAACCCCTGGTTAATATTGTATTCAGAAAACTCCAGAGATAATACTTCATTAATCAGGATTCAAGCGCTCGTTTTAATATGCCAATAAACTCATCAATACGGTTTTCCCAATGAAGGTATTTTTCTGTCCACCTGAAGGCTGAATTACTGATCTGCGTCCACTCTTCAGCAGGCTTATCAAAAAGCTGCTCCATGCTATGATAGATTTCTTCCTCGTTAAATGCCGTCCATAACGGGCATCCCTTACCATAAGCTTCAATGAATTCCCGGGAATTGGTATCGGTACTCGAAACCACGGGTTTTCCAAAGGTCAGGGCTTCCCGCTGTATTCCACTAAGCGTATTCAAATTATGGGTAAACTGATCAAAGACAGCAACACGATCAAGTGACATATAGGCATGCAAATCAGGTAAAGACAAATGGTCAATGAATTCCACATACTTTTCAATGCCCAGTTCTTGAACCATTTCTCTGTACCGGGCTACATGTCTGCCATGTAATCCACTTACCATGAAAACCTGCTTTTCAGGATAATCTGCTCTGAATTGTTTAAATGCCCGCAGCAATTTATCATTCCCTTTATAATCTATTCTACCGGGATCCAGATTTTTCCTGGTTGGATGGAAAACAATGCCATCCAACCCATTATATCTGTCTTTCAATTCATTCAGTAAACTATGGTTTACATTTTCCTGCAATTGATCAACATCTACCAAAAAAGGAAAACGAATGACTTTATCACCCTGCCCCAGTAATTTTGAAGCCCACACAATATCTTCCTGTTCGGTAATGATATTGCTTACCTTATGAATGCGTTTTCTGAACAACAAGGAATGGATTTCTTGTTTAAGGGATTTACTGCCAAACGGAAGCCTGGTCATATCACCTCCGACAGGTAAAATGGCAACCGGCTTATTTAAAATTAAGGAAGGAATTATATATTCTCCGGCGGTTAGGATCATATCAAAATTTCCTGCCAGTTTCCTGAGTTGAAATCCCGGGTAAATATAGGGCAGGAAAAAATCAGCAAATTTTACAATCCAGTGGGGATAGCTACTTTCCAATTGAACATCCTCCCATTCCGGTAAATTTCTCTTACCCTTAAGCCGGGATGGTATTGCCAAAACAGCTTCTACATTTCTTTCTCTCAACCATCTGACAAATCTGAACCCGGTATTCCCCGGATTTCCTATGAACAATATCCGCATACTACCGGATTATCTAAGAAATTAATTCATTAAAAGGCAGGAGATAACAGTATGGAAATTCCGTCCTGATAACTCCTTCGGAAAAAGAAAACAACTGAGCATCATAGACCTTAACATAATGATAATAAGGTATATCCACTGCATTCCACTGTTTCTTAAAGCGATATACTCCATTCTGATTCAAATGCGTACCCCCCCAATTCCAGTAGAAATATCCCCTTTCTGCAGCGTCCTTCATGGCTTCGAAAATGAGCAGGCTTAAAGGCTGAATGGATCGATATTCCTTCACAATGGCAGGAATATAATATTCTACCGTATGGTTAAAATAGAAAAGCAACAGAGCGGCAACCGGGCGGAAACCTTTAAAGGCCATCCACAGATTATAATCCCGCCCTTCTATGAAATGATCCATTACCAAATGAAAAAAGGAGTCGGGCTTTGTCTTTCCGTTCATCTCATCCATATTTTCATAATGAACTTCTTTAAGGAAGTCAAAAGCCTTTTTCTCATTTTTTATTTGTACATCAACAGCGTTTTTCATGGCCTTACGGATCATCCGGCGTGTAAAGGAACCAAAACGATCAATAGCATGCCCCGGTTCGTTTTCATACAAAACCCGAATATCGCTTATCTGGCCCATTCTCTCGTCCAGGCAATCATAATCCATACTCAATTCCCGATTCTCAGCTAAAGGACTGCTGATTATTGTAGCAGAAAGACAGTTCATGCTTTTGCCCAAATCAAAAAACGCATTAACCAGCGACTGGCTAACTTCCCGGTTTCCGTCAAACTCAATCACCCCACCATTACTCCCAAAAAATGCAAGAGAATTGAGACAAGTGCCTGTCTTTCCACGGCACAAAACGGCAGGCAGGGCGCCAAGGATTTCCCCTCCTTCGACAATTATCAGGTAATGATCCTCAACGGAAAGCAAACGTCTTAAGAACTTCCGAAAGCCATTCGAGTAATAGAAAAGGGTGTTCTCCCCTCTTTTTAAAAACCTCTCATAGGCAGGCTCCCACCGGGATGTAAGAAATTCCAACTTCATTCGGCTAACAGTCTATTAAAAGACTGAATTTCAATTCGATTTATATATCAAATTCAGCAATTCCGGGTGTATCACCATGGAACCCGCATGTTAATCATGTGCTTGTTGCGAAGGTTCCTGGATGCGGGTTTCATTCGGACAAAGTTTGATTATATGTTTGTAATTCAATTAAACAAAACCTCAAAATTTGAGCCTGGTGCTTCATTCGGAAGAGCTTAGGGAAGGAAAATTTTCAACCACCATTCAAAGCTTAGGAGAGACCAGATTAGCAACCTGTTGTTTTTTCTGCCCGAGAGGTGCTCATCCATTTTTTTCATAGCCGTTTCCGGCTGAATAAAATCATATATACGGGCCTTTGGATTATACAGAAGTTTTTTGATGTAGTCAATGCTTTCTCCTTTGAACCAACTCGCATCAGGAGCGGAAAACCCCTGCTTGATCCCGTTGGCATATTGAAAAGGAACATATTTGTTGAGCACTTTCCTGAGAAGAATCTTTCCATCATTGGTCTGATGAAAATATTTCCGGCTTTTGGGGCCGGGCTCATTCTCATTGATGCGGGTTACCTCCTTTAAATTATTTAATTTGTATCTCACGGGCACTTTCATGGCAAAGTCTACCAGATCATTATCCAAAAAAGGAACCCTTACCTCCAAACCATTCGCCATGCTCAATTTGTCTTCTACCAGTAAAAGTCCCTGCAGAAAAGTCTTCATTTCAAAATAAAGAGAATTATTGATGTACTGTTCCGGGGTATTTAAATATAAGGGTCCGTTGGGATTATTCAAAACGGTTTTAAAAACTTCTTTTGTGGAATAACCAGCCACATCCCGGTACACAGAAGGATGAAAAAAATCTTGTTTTTCCTCGTCAGCTATCAGCCTAGACCAATAATCATAATATTTACTGATATAATGATCAAAGTCATGATTAACCATCGTACGGTAATAACGCCACGGATAACCGGCAAAAAGCTCATCACCCCCTATACCTCCAAGAGAAACCTTAACAAATTTCGAAGCCAGCCGGTGGATATAATAATTGGGGTAACACTGGCCTACCCTGGGATCTTCAAGATGCCAGGTAAGCGCCGGCATAACCTTTTCCATATCCCCGGCCTTCAATACCACCTCATACTGTTCGGTTTTAAACTGGTTTGAAAGATATTCTGCTTTGTTTCTCTCATCAAAGGCCATCTCCAGACCCGAGGCTGAGGAAAGGTCGAAGCCGGCAGTAAAGGTTTTCAGATCGGGAAAAGTTTGTGAAGCAATGCTGGTAATGGCTCCTGAATCGGTACCTCCACTAAGATATGAGCCGATTTCCACATCACTGAATAAATGACGGTTAACGGCTTTATGAAAAAGGCGGTTCAGTTCCTCAATATATTCCTCCTCGGAAGCAAAGAGCTCATTATCCTCAAATTGAAAATCCCAGTACCTCTCAAAGTTTTTCCTGCCCTTCTCAAGGCAATACTCCAAGAAGGTACCCGAGGGGACTGTTCTGATTCCTTTGAAAAGGGTACGATCCGAAAACACATTCTGGAAAGTAAAATATTCATTTAATGCTTCATTCGATACTTCCACCTGATAATCGGGATGTTGAAGGATTGATTTGATTTCAGAACCAAATATCAACTTCTTTCCATCGTCCCGGTAATATAATGGCTTTACCCCATACCGGTCTCTTCCAAGTACCAGTGTATTGTTCTGTCTGTCCCAGATAGCCATAGCAAACATGCCGTTGAATCGGGTCAAAGATTCTTTGCCCCAACAACTCCATGCATTTAATACCACTTCCGTATCCGAAGAAGAATAAAAAAAGTAGCCTTCCCTTTCAAGCTCCTTCTTAATTTCTTTGAAATTATAGATCTCGCCATTGTAATTAATCACATAACGGCCGTCATGGCTTATCATAGGCTGATGTGCGGCAGAGGTAAGATCTATGATTGCCAGCCTCCGATGGCCAAACCCAATGAAACCATCCTTCCAGAATCCCTCATCATCCGGTCCCCGGTGCTTAATCATCCGGGTCATTTTCTCCAGAATGCCTTCAGGAAGTGGCGCTTTATAATAATTAAATATTCCTGCTATCCCACACATCAAGGTGCGACTTTATTGAGTTGCTCAAACAAGTAATCCTTTTCCTCCTCTGTCATGCCGGGATAAAAAGGCAAGGCAATGGTAAGCCTGTCGGCAGCATAGGCATTGGGAAAATCCATTTTATGGTATCCATAGATATCCTGATATAGCTTCTGCATGGGTACCGAATGGGTTCCGGGCCTGGTCATGATACCCTTTTCTTCCAGCTTGCCCATCAGGGTATTTCTTTCTTCATGGAGTTTATCCAGTTGATTGGCATCCTTTTTTTCCAGTGCGTTATAGGTTTCCTGAGGTTTAAAAAGAGTACAGTACGTCTGGTAGGTATGTTGATATCCTCCTGGAAAAGCGGGTAATTTTAACCAGTTAATATGGGACAGGCGATCATTGAATTCACGGGCCAATTGCAGCCTTATATCCACTATCTCCTCGAGCTTTTCCATCTGAGCAACTCCCATTGCTCCCTGTAAATCAGTCATACGCATGTTATATCCCAGCCATTGATATGCACTCATCTGAAAACTCTTCTTTCCGATATGCCTGGTATGATCACTCATATCCGCACCATGATCTCTCAGGCTCCGGGCCATACGATCAACATTTTCCCAATTGGTAATGATCATGCCTCCTTCCCCTGTTGTAATTGATTTTCTGGGATGAAATGATAATATACCGGCATCACCGAACAGTCCACAATGCATACCACCCAGACGAGATCCCAAACTACAGGCACAATCCTCCACAATCCTTATATTATGGTTCACAGCAATATGACTTATTTCAGGCATATCCGGAACAAGTCCGAAAAGGGATACAGGATAGATGGCCCTCGTAGAGGTAGTGATGTGGTCTTTTATTAAAAACGTATTGATATTAAATGTATCCAGCGATATATCACAGAATACAGGTTTGGCACCCAGAAATTCAACGGCATTGGCCGTGGAGATCCATGTAAAGGCAGGAAGAATCACTTCATCACCCGGTTTAATATCCAATATTCTCGACATAATGAACTGTCCGGAGGTACAACTGCTAACGGCTACTGAATACCGGGCACCCGTAAAATGTGCGATCTTTTCTTCAAACTGCCTCACCTTAGGCCCTTGAACCAGCCATCCGGAATCCAGCGATTCCTTTATGAGTTCGTATTCCCTGCCGGAAATATAAGGTTTGGTGATGGGGATATACATTTTAGAAAGCCATTCCTTTTCTGAATTCAACTATATAAATGCGAATGGGAATAAATAAATAAATAAATGATTGATTGGATGATTGGATGATTGGATGATTGATTGATTGATTGCATGATAGAGTGATAGAGTGGGTGGATTATTGAGCGATCATGAAATTCTTATCTGGTCAAACATTAACGTTTCTTGTCTTCATCTTTTGTAATCAATAGAGTTCACCAACATCCCTCCATCGAATAAGTTTCTGCAATCCTGTTTCCAAATCATATTTGTAGCGAAATCCAATTCCTTTCTCTGCCTTTTCTGTGGAGCCAATCCGGTGCTTTACCAGTTTCCGGTCATCCTCCCCGGAATAGGGCTTGTATAAGACTTCCAAATTAGACTGCTTCAATTTCAGAATGGTATCACAGAGCTGACTGACGGAAGTCTGAACACCGGTACCCACATTGTAAAAATCATCCGTTGAAGAAGATTTTAAAGCAAAAACATTTGCCCGGGCAACATCTTCCACGTAAACAAAATCATAAGCCTGAGAACCGTCGCCATTAATTACAGGAGTTTCACCCGCATCAATTTTGTTCAGCATAATCGGGATTACCCCGCTGTATGCTGATTGCTGATCCTGATGCGGCCCATATACATTCATATACCTCAATCCTACATAATTCAGACCGTATCGGTCACAAAGCGATCTGCACATGGCTTCTCCCGAAATTTTAGTAGCTCCGTAAAAATTGCGGTTATTGTAAGGGTGATCCTCAGTCATAGGAATTTCCAAAGCATCGCCATATACAGAGGCGGAAGAGGAATATACCAGCTTCTTAACATTATTGTAGATACATGCCTCCAATACATTAAAGGTACCTTTGATATTCACCTCAAAAGCTGTCCTTGGATAATCCCTGCAATGCAACAGCCACAATGCAGCCAGATGAAAAACATAATCCACCCCTCCCAAAGCTTCATTCAATATATCGGTTTCCCGTATATCTCCCCCATGCTGAAATATTTTACAACGGTTATCCTTCAGAGGTTCCCGAATATTATCCATGTTCCCCCGGACAAAATTATCGTATATGATGACTTCCCTCACATCTTCCTTCAACAGCTCCCTGACCACGAAACTGCCAATGAAACCTGCACCGCCGATAACAACAACTTTTGAACCGTTCAAACTGAACATTTTTGTCATTATCTGGTTTTCAAACGTTATAATACGCCTTGAACCATTCGACGAATCTTTTCACTCCTTCGCGAATATCGGTCCGGGGTCTGTAACCAAAATCCTCAATCAGGTCATTGACATCGGCCCAGGTTTTGTACACATCACCAGGCTGCATGGGCATAAAATTTTTCTTTGCTTCCCTGCCCGTTTCTTTTTCTATGGCCCGGATAAAATCCATAAGATGCACAGGGTTATTGTTTCCGATGTTGTAAATTCTGTAGGGAGCCGGGGAAGAGGCAGGATCAGGGTATTCTCCGTTCCAGTCAGGGTTGCCGGAAGGCGGATGATCGATTACCCGAATAACCCCCTCAATGATATCATCAATATAGGTAAAGTCGCGCTGCATATTCCCGTTGTTGTAAACATCGATCTGCTGATTGTTGAGAATTGCTTTTGTAAAAAGAAAAAGGGCCATATCCGGTCGGCCCCAGGGTCCATAAACGGTAAAAAAACGCAAGCCGGTTGTAGGCAGGCTATAGAGATGGCTATAGGTATGAGCCATCAATTCATTGCTTTTTTTACTTGCTGCATAAAGACTTATGGGATGATCCACATTATCATGTGTCGAAAAAGGCATGGATTCATTCATACCGTAAACACTGGAGCTGCTTGCGTAGGTCAAATGTTCTGTTTTATTGTGGCGGCAAGCTTCCAGTATGTTCATAAACCCAATCATATTGCTGTCAAGATAGGCATAAGGATGGGTTATGCTATATCTGACCCCCGCCTGTGCTGCAAGATGACACACCCGATCAAATTTTTCATGTTCAAAAAGCTGAAACAAATTGTCTTTGTCTTTCAACTCAAGCTTTATAAAACGATAATTGGAATATTTTGTGCTTTTTATCAATCTGTTGTATTCAACCGCGCTTTGCTCAATTCCCGTCTCTCCCATCCGATCGTATTTTAGGGATGGTTCGTAATAGTCATTGATGTTGTCGAGTCCAACCACTTCATCACCCCTGGCAATTAGTTTTTGTGCAAGATGAAAACCTATAAAACCTGCCGTTCCGGTTACCAATATTTTCATAGCTAAGACGTATTATTTTTTTACAGCTCCGCCACATCAGTCACATTTGACTGATCCGGCTTTTCTTCGATTAAAAGTAAAAACAGGACACTTCAATCAAAAGTGCCAAAAAACAAACCATTAAAGACTCCAATAATCCAATTTGCTGATCTTATCCCTGTAAATACCTTTAACATCAACAAAGAGGGCTCCATCGGAAGCTTTGGCAAGAAAATCTTCTTCGGTAAGATCTGCATACTCTTTATGAGGCACTGCCATAATAAGGGCATCATACGGCCCCTCGTCTCCATTGACAAGATCAATGTCATATTCCTCTTTGATTTCCTGTGAAGAAGCGTGCGGATCCATAACATCTATTTCATTGATCCCAAAGGAACGCAATTCATCCACCACATCAATTACCCTGGAATTGCGGATATCACTGACATTTTCCTTAAAGGTGGCACCATATATCAATATCCTGGCAGATTTGGGATTTTTATCTTTTGCAATCAATTTCTTTACTACCTGCTTGGCAAGGTATCTGCCCATCGAATCGTTTACGAAACGGCCGGCATGAATAACCTGAGCATGATACCCCAGTTCACGGGCTTTATAGGTAAGATAATAGGGATCCACTCCGATACAGTGACCTCCTACAAGCCCCGGATAGAATTTGAGAAAGTTCCATTTGGTGGCTGCAGCTTCTATTACTTCATAAGTATTGATATTCATACGGTTAAAGATGATAGAGAGCTCATTCATAAATGCAATATTCAGGTCTCTCTGGGCATTCTCAATAACCTTTGCGGCCTCCGCCACTTTGATCGAGCTGGCCTCATGAATACCTGCCTTAATGATCAACTGATATACTTTTGTGATGTTGTCGGCTGCCTCAACATCTGACCCTGACGTGATCTTCTTTATAGAAACCAATGTATGAGCCTTATCTCCCGGATTGATACGTTCGGGGGAGAATCCTACTTTAAAATCATCCCCGAATTTTAAACCGGACTCGCGTTCCAGAACCGGAACACAATCTTCTTCAGTGGCTCCCGGATATACGGTTGATTCAAACACTACATAATCACCTTCCTTGAGCACTTTACCGACCGTTTTGGTTGCCCCAAGAAGCGGGGCCAATTCCGGCTCATTATGTTCATTAATTGGGGTGGGAACTGTAACAATATAAAATTTGGCCTTTTTGAGATCTTCAATACTGGAAGTGTATTCTATTTCGCAACCCTCAAAAGCCGAATAAGGAAGTTCCTTACTGGGATCCTGACCGTTTTTGATCATTTCCAATCTTTCTTCATTAATGTCAAAACCAATTACAGGTACTTTCCTGGCAAATTCAAGAGCAATAGGAAGACCTACATAGCCTAATCCTATTACAGCAATTTTTTCTTCTTTGGCTATAAGCTTATCGTAAATGTTCATGGAGCAATATTTTATTTTAAATTGTTACATAATGGATGATACTCGCCCTTTAAACCAATAGGGGTGGCATTCCGAATGGTATAAACGGTTTCGATGGATTTTCTGGAATCTTCCAGACCAAAGCCATTGCCTTTTAATATTTCTTCATAACTCAAAGTATGAAGATCGGTAAAACCACCGCTGAATTCCACTTCTTCACCATCAACAGAAATAGAACGGTAGGTTCTCTTTCCTTCTTCTTTATAATTTTCAGGTAAATCATTATAATCCACACTCAAAAACCACCTTACCCTGGCTTTTTCCAGATCCAGATATCCGGCGGCCTTATCTTGCCGGTAAATATGTACCAGATTTTGTTTAACATCTCCAAAAATCCAGGTAAGCATATCGAAGAAATGTACACCAATATTGGTGGCAATTCCACCTGATTTTTGTTCATCTCCTTTCCAGGAAATAAAATACCAGTTTCCACGGGAAGTAATATAGGTCAAATCTATATCATAGACTTTATCTTTCGGTCCCTGATCGATCTTATTTTTTAACTCCATAATCGATGGATGTAGCCGCAATTGCAAAATGTTATTAACTTTCCGGTTGGTTTCCTTTTCTATCTCAATAAGGGCATCCAGATTCCAGGGGTTTAAAACTACGGGTTTCTCACATATGGCATCAGCTCCCTGCCGTAAAGCAAATCGTATATGGGAATCATGTAAATAATTGGGAGTACAGATGCTGATGTAATCGATATATACGCCTTTTCGCTTCAGCTTATCCAGATGACGATCAAAACGTTCATACTCGACAAAAAAATCTGCTTCAGGAAAATAATCATCTATTACCCCTACACTGTCAAACTTATCCAAAGCTGCAACCAGATTATTACTGGTTTCCTTAATAGCCCTCAGATGCCTGACGGCTACATAGCCCGCAACTCCAATAATTGCGAAATTCTTCTCACTGTGACC
This window of the Bacteroidales bacterium genome carries:
- a CDS encoding nucleotide sugar dehydrogenase; this encodes MYDKLIAKEEKIAVIGLGYVGLPIALEFARKVPVIGFDINEERLEMIKNGQDPSKELPYSAFEGCEIEYTSSIEDLKKAKFYIVTVPTPINEHNEPELAPLLGATKTVGKVLKEGDYVVFESTVYPGATEEDCVPVLERESGLKFGDDFKVGFSPERINPGDKAHTLVSIKKITSGSDVEAADNITKVYQLIIKAGIHEASSIKVAEAAKVIENAQRDLNIAFMNELSIIFNRMNINTYEVIEAAATKWNFLKFYPGLVGGHCIGVDPYYLTYKARELGYHAQVIHAGRFVNDSMGRYLAKQVVKKLIAKDKNPKSARILIYGATFKENVSDIRNSRVIDVVDELRSFGINEIDVMDPHASSQEIKEEYDIDLVNGDEGPYDALIMAVPHKEYADLTEEDFLAKASDGALFVDVKGIYRDKISKLDYWSL
- a CDS encoding Gfo/Idh/MocA family oxidoreductase, producing MKGHSEKNFAIIGVAGYVAVRHLRAIKETSNNLVAALDKFDSVGVIDDYFPEADFFVEYERFDRHLDKLKRKGVYIDYISICTPNYLHDSHIRFALRQGADAICEKPVVLNPWNLDALIEIEKETNRKVNNILQLRLHPSIMELKNKIDQGPKDKVYDIDLTYITSRGNWYFISWKGDEQKSGGIATNIGVHFFDMLTWIFGDVKQNLVHIYRQDKAAGYLDLEKARVRWFLSVDYNDLPENYKEEGKRTYRSISVDGEEVEFSGGFTDLHTLSYEEILKGNGFGLEDSRKSIETVYTIRNATPIGLKGEYHPLCNNLK